The Bacillus carboniphilus genome contains a region encoding:
- a CDS encoding type 1 glutamine amidotransferase family protein, whose translation MKRVLVFITDGFADWEASYVTAELNKPGTGFQVQTIAIDKNPKVSMGGLTVTPDYSLQEFSFELNVEMLIIPGGTGWRDEKNQQVKELVSFCFRKEIPVAAICDATTFLGIHGFLDHHKHTGNSLPYLKEGAPNYKGEEKYIVEQSVSDDFLITANGSGAIEFSRDILSKLGVLEGEELEKWYDIFKNGFIRS comes from the coding sequence ATGAAAAGAGTGTTGGTTTTTATTACGGATGGATTTGCAGATTGGGAAGCAAGTTATGTGACCGCAGAGTTAAATAAACCAGGAACAGGGTTTCAAGTTCAGACAATTGCCATTGATAAGAATCCTAAAGTTTCAATGGGTGGATTGACTGTTACTCCAGATTATAGTTTACAAGAGTTTTCTTTCGAATTAAACGTTGAGATGTTAATTATTCCAGGTGGGACTGGATGGAGGGATGAAAAAAATCAACAGGTGAAGGAGCTTGTGTCTTTTTGTTTTAGAAAGGAAATTCCAGTTGCAGCAATTTGTGATGCAACGACCTTTTTAGGAATTCATGGATTCCTTGACCACCATAAACATACAGGAAATTCATTGCCTTATTTGAAGGAAGGGGCTCCTAATTACAAAGGTGAAGAAAAATATATAGTGGAACAGTCGGTTAGTGATGACTTTTTAATTACCGCTAATGGAAGTGGAGCAATAGAATTTTCGAGAGATATCTTAAGTAAACTGGGCGTTTTAGAAGGTGAAGAACTAGAAAAATGGTATGATATATTTAAAAATGGGTTTATTAGAAGTTAG
- a CDS encoding MATE family efflux transporter, with product MRGAALGTIMAMMINLILFVILSYRYIFVRIENILIYLKCARKNLKESIPLIGQELLEGGVFIIAVNALIARIGTLELSAYLLVGQIISVILMPMYMYSTSLLTLVSERYSVKEKSDLHSLPKISFYIVMIYFISLSSISFIFRLELVHLITDDLQLIEYSMNILLMVIALNLFNPLHSVYKYCLQAIGKSNFVLKETAKINFVTLTLMIFLSVIFDFKLQVIFISLFMNYLCLSMIFYKKYAHSINHVSIEESTIAI from the coding sequence GTGAGAGGAGCTGCATTAGGCACCATTATGGCTATGATGATCAACCTTATTCTCTTTGTCATTCTATCTTATCGTTACATCTTTGTTCGAATTGAGAATATTTTAATATATTTAAAGTGTGCTAGGAAAAACCTAAAGGAAAGCATTCCTCTAATTGGTCAAGAATTATTAGAAGGCGGAGTATTTATTATTGCTGTGAATGCTCTTATAGCTAGGATTGGTACCCTAGAACTATCTGCATATTTATTAGTAGGTCAGATTATCAGTGTTATCTTAATGCCCATGTATATGTATAGCACATCACTATTAACGTTAGTAAGTGAAAGATACAGTGTAAAAGAAAAATCTGATCTACATTCATTACCTAAAATTTCCTTTTATATCGTTATGATCTATTTTATATCTTTAAGCTCAATTTCTTTTATATTTAGATTAGAGTTAGTTCATTTGATAACAGATGATCTTCAATTAATTGAGTACTCAATGAACATTTTGTTAATGGTCATTGCTCTAAATCTATTTAACCCTTTACATTCAGTGTATAAATATTGCTTACAAGCAATTGGAAAAAGCAACTTCGTATTAAAAGAGACGGCGAAAATAAACTTTGTCACTTTAACATTAATGATTTTTTTATCTGTTATTTTTGATTTTAAATTACAGGTGATTTTTATCAGTCTGTTTATGAATTATTTATGCTTGTCCATGATCTTTTATAAAAAATATGCACATTCAATTAATCATGTCTCTATTGAAGAGTCAACCATTGCTATTTAG
- a CDS encoding MATE family efflux transporter, whose protein sequence is MEKTVLINRIKEINALSMPLVLNAIFSLIIKITDQMMLGRVSVEAFAAVGVISTLLYTIAGIIGITTVTLNINGSKLKGLGDEKGLKIQFTSSLLFNSVIGVGVALIILIFKHPLIIYIYNFNGEVLNHSIDYLSIMSIYVLLQLLLFNFSTLFKINKKNKMDIDWLF, encoded by the coding sequence ATGGAAAAGACTGTGTTAATAAATAGGATTAAAGAGATAAATGCTCTATCAATGCCACTCGTCCTTAATGCTATTTTTAGTTTAATCATAAAAATAACAGACCAGATGATGTTAGGCAGAGTCTCAGTAGAAGCTTTTGCAGCTGTTGGTGTTATTTCTACCTTGCTGTATACAATTGCTGGGATCATAGGCATAACAACAGTAACATTAAATATAAATGGATCTAAACTAAAAGGATTAGGTGATGAAAAAGGTTTAAAAATTCAATTCACTTCTTCTCTACTTTTTAATTCTGTAATCGGAGTGGGTGTAGCTTTAATAATTTTAATCTTCAAGCATCCCTTAATTATATATATTTACAATTTCAACGGTGAAGTTTTGAACCATTCTATAGACTATCTTAGTATCATGAGTATCTATGTTTTACTTCAACTCTTATTATTTAATTTTTCCACCTTATTTAAAATCAATAAAAAAAACAAAATGGATATTGATTGGCTCTTCTAG